The following proteins are co-located in the Malus sylvestris chromosome 13, drMalSylv7.2, whole genome shotgun sequence genome:
- the LOC126596678 gene encoding D-cysteine desulfhydrase 2, mitochondrial isoform X1 — MRMKVECFTSKSAISAAINRGFHSGVVSKGRRIQCVSNLNLSGGDFVSKLLDRRWALPAPDAKIHQIVFSSNKVAEPGKALSDVSFSNITNPSFMMSKNDQEPSFFVVRDDLLHPLINGNKARKLDALIPLVEDHSVTDVVTCGGCQSAHTAAVAVSCSERGLKPHLLLRGEQPEILTGYNLISTMYGSVTYVPRSLYANREKMLKSHADDLAGSSSSVVWFDDILEASLREDDGSQNFLQKDAWKSDRPRKIAIVNEGAGDVVALLGLIRLVQYLSQNHLLGKERPLRFVVDSGTGTTAVGLALGAICLGLPWEVTAVMLADTVDGYRHQEKRLISDFKRHFCSQIDSCFDEMDKGIVHWVERRHPRKFGNVLEGEVEACQHIAQQTGILVDPVYTLAAWEMATILREQEAEGGAMVVMIHTGGTLGLFGLAQRYRSYFSNLKTGLSKSRGS, encoded by the exons ATGAGGATGAAAGTTGAATGCTTTACCAGTAAGAGCGCGATTTCGGCAGCAATTAACCGCGGCTTTCACTCCGGCGTCGTTTCGAAAGGCCGTCGGATTCAg TGTGTTTCCAATTTGAATTTGAGTGGTGGAGATTTTGTGTCAAAATTGCTTGATAGAAGATGGGCATTGCCTGCCCCTGATGCCAAAATTCACCAAATAGTGTTTTCTAGCAACAAAGTAGCAGAGCCAGGCAAAGCCTTGTCTGATGTTTCCTTCTCCAACATTACCAACCCATCTTTTATGATGAGCAAGAATGATCAAGAACCGTCTTTTTTTGTTGTGAGGGATGATTTGTTGCATCCTTTGATAAATGGTAATAAGGCGCGAAAGTTGGACGCGCTGATTCCCCTCGTGGAAGATCATTCCGTGACTGATGTG GTCACATGCGGAGGCTGTCAAAGCGCACATACAGCAGCTGTTG CTGTTTCATGTTCAGAGAGAGGACTTAAACCACACTTGCTTCTACGAGGGGAGCAGCCAGAAATACTGACCGGCTATAACTTGATTTCAACAATGTATGGCAGTGTCACATATGTTCCGAGATCTCTGTATGCCAACAGGGAAAAGATGCTAAAGAGCCATGCTGATGATTTGGCAGGCAGTAGTAGTAGTGTCGTATGGTTTGATGATATTTTGGAGGCTTCTTTGAGAGAAGATGATGGTTCTCAGAATTTTTTGCAAAAGGATGCTTGGAAGAGTGACCGTCCTCGTAAAATTGCAATTGTTAACGAAGGTGCAGGAGATGTTGTAGCATTACTAG GTCTGATTCGCCTAGTGCAGTACTTATCCCAGAATCACTTACTTGGGAAAGAGAGGCCCTTGAGATTTGTTGTAGATTCTGGAACCGGGACAACTGCTGTTGGTTTAGCACTTGGAGCCATATGTTTGGG GCTTCCATGGGAGGTTACCGCAGTGATGCTAGCTGATACAGTTGACGGGTATAGACATCAGGAGAAGCGCTTGATTTCCGATTTCAAGAGGCATTTTTGTTCTCAAATTGACAGCTGCTTCGATGAAATGGATAAAGGAATTGTGCACTGGGTAGAACGTCGCCATCCAAGAAA GTTTGGCAATGTTTTAGAAGGGGAAGTAGAGGCATGCCAACACATTGCACAACAAACCGGTATTTTGGTGGATCCAGTGTATACACTCGCTGCGTGGGAGATGGCAACGATCCTTCGTGAACAGGAAGCAGAAGGAGGTGCAATGGTGGTGATGATTCACACTGGAGGCACTCTAGGCTTGTTTGGATTAGCACAGAGGTACAGATCTTACTTCTCTAACCTCAAAACTGGACTGTCCAAGTCGAGAGGGAGTTGA
- the LOC126597170 gene encoding actin-related protein 3 has translation MDPASRPAVVIDNGSGYTKMGFAGNVEPCYIVPTVVALNESFLNPSRTSSKAGWVAQHNAGVMADLDFFIGDEALERSRSSTTYNLSYPIRQGQVENWDSMERFWQQCIFNYLRCDPEDHYFLLTESPLTAPESREYTGEIMFETFNVPGLYIAVNSVLALAAGYTTSKCEMTGVVVDVGDGATHIVPVAEGYVIGSSIKSVPIAGKDVTLFVQQLMRERGENVPQEDSFDVARRVKEMYCYTSSDIVKEFNKHDKEPSKYIKQWRGIKPKTGAPYSCDIGYERFLGPEVFFNPEIYSTDFTTPLPVVIDKCIQSAPIDTRRSLYKNIVLSGGSTMFKDFHRRLQRDIKKIVDARLLASEARVGGEVKSQPVEVNVVSHPIQRFAVWFGGSVLASTPEFFAACHTKEEYEEYGASICRTNPVFKGMY, from the exons ATGGACCCGGCCTCTCGCCCAGCTGTAGTCATCGACAATGGAAGTGG GTATACTAAGATGGGTTTCGCTGGAAATGTCGAGCCGTGTTACATTGTTCCGACTGTAGTTGCCTTAAATGAATCGTTTTTGAACCCGTCCAGAACCTCCTCCAAGGCCGGCTGGGTAGCGCAGCACAATGCTGGCGTGATGGCTGATCTTGATTTCTTTATAGGGGATGAGGCGCTGGAAAGATCTCGATCTAGTACGACTTACAATCTGAGCTATCCCATTCGACAGGGCCAGGTCGAGAATTGGGATTCAATGGAGCGGTTCTGGCAGCAATGTATATTTAACTACTTGCGTTGTGATCCTGAAGaccattattttcttttaactGAGAGTCCGCTTACTGCCCCGGAGAGCCGGGAGTATACGGGCGAAATCATGTTCGAAACTTTCAATGTTCCTGGCCTTTACATTGCCGTGAATTCAGTACTTGCTCTTGCAGCTGGTTACACTACCTCTAAG TGTGAGATGACAGGGGTTGTAGTGGATGTTGGAGATGGGGCAACTCACATTGTACCTGTTGCAGAAGGTTATGTTATTGGGAGCAGCATCAAGTCGGTTCCTATTGCCGGGAAAGATGTCACTCTATTCGTCCAGCAGCTTATGCGG GAAAGAGGCGAGAATGTGCCACAAGAAGACTCTTTTGACGTAGCTCGCAGAGTGAAGGAAATGTATTGCTATACTAGTTCTGACATAGTCAAG GAGTTTAATAAGCACGACAAAGAACCCTCCAAGTATATTAAGCAATGGAGAGGCATTAAGCCAAAGACAGGGGCGCCCTACTCTTGTGACATTGGCTATGAACGATTTCTGGGTCCAGAG GTTTTCTTCAATCCTGAGATTTATAGCACAGACTTCACCACTCCCTTACCAGTTGTAATTGACAAGTGTATTCAGTCTGCTCCAATTGACACCAGGAGGTCTTTGTATAAG AATATAGTGTTGTCTGGAGGTTCAACCATGTTCAAGGACTTCCATAGGAGGTTGCAACGGGATATAAAGAAGATTGTTGATGCCCGGCTTCTTGCATCTGAAGCTCGAGTTGGCGGTGAAGTAAAA TCACAGCCAGTGGAAGTGAATGTAGTTAGTCATCCCATCCAGAGATTTGCAGTTTGGTTTGGAGGCTCTGTACTTGCATCCACACCTGAATTCTTTGCG GCTTGCCATACAAAAGAAGAGTACGAGGAATACGGCGCAAGCATATGCAGAACAAATCCTGTTTTCAAGGGGATGTATTGA
- the LOC126596843 gene encoding anther-specific protein BCP1-like, translating into MARQQVVVALLLLATVGLAFAASAPSPAAATKPDLLTFAGVPSAGPVPDNNDVGTIAVGGSGNGASEAPSPGGDIGGSGAGASDAPSPGGADSVTAGSVGGPVSDSAFGSIASGNAEGPNPSAATAGQLSAGVAVAAGVAASFLF; encoded by the coding sequence ATGGCACGCCAACAAGTTGTTGTTGCTCTTCTTCTGTTGGCCACCGTGGGTTTGGCCTTCGCTGCCAGCGCCCCCAGCCCCGCCGCCGCCACCAAACCCGACCTCCTAACCTTCGCTGGTGTGCCCTCGGCCGGACCAGTCCCTGACAATAACGATGTGGGAACCATTGCCGTTGGTGGCTCCGGCAATGGTGCTTCCGAGGCTCCTTCTCCTGGCGGTGACATTGGTGGCTCCGGTGCTGGTGCTTCCGATGCTCCTTCTCCTGGTGGTGCCGACAGCGTTACCGCCGGCTCTGTTGGTGGACCCGTCTCTGATTCGGCTTTCGGCTCCATTGCCAGTGGTAATGCCGAGGGTCCTAATCCTAGCGCTGCCACCGCTGGACAGCTCTCCGCGGGAGTAGCTGTTGCCGCTGGCGTCGCCGCCTCCTTCTTGTTCTAA
- the LOC126596356 gene encoding T-complex protein 1 subunit epsilon, with amino-acid sequence MALAFDEYGRPFIILREQEQKSRLRGLDAQKANISAGKAVARILRTSLGPKGMDKMLQSPDGEITVTNDGATILEQMDVDNQIAKLMVELSQSQDYEIGDGTTGVVVLAGALLEHAERLLERGIHPIRVAEGYELASRIAFDHLQHISHKFEFDLDNIEPLVGTCMTTLSSKIVNRCKRDLAEIAVKAVMAVADLERKDVNLDLIKVEGKVGGKLEDTELVYGILIDKDMSHPQMPKHIEDAKIAILTCPFEPPKPKTKHKVDIDTVEKFQTLRLQEQKYFDDMVQKCKDVGATLVICQWGFDDEANHLLMHRNLPAVRWVGGVELELIAIATGGRIVPRFQELTPEKLGKAGIVREKSFGTTKDRMLYIEHCANSKAVTIFIRGGNKMMIEETKRSIHDALCVARNLIRNNSIVYGGGSAEISCSVAVEAAADRYPGVEQYAIRAFADALDAVPMALAENSGLQPIETLSAVKAEQIKENIPYYGIDCNDVGTNDMRKQNVFETLIGKQQQILLATQVVKMILKIDDVISPSDY; translated from the exons ATGGCGTTGGCGTTCGACGAGTACGGGCGCCCGTTCATAATACTGAGGGAGCAGGAGCAGAAGTCTCGATTGCGCGGCCTCGATGCTCAGAAGGCCAACATTTCTGCCGGCAAGGCCGTCGCTCGCATCCTCCGGACCTCCCTCGGACCCAAGGGCATGGACAAGATGCTCCAGAGCCCCGATGGCGAAATCACTGTCA CAAATGATGGTGCAACGATTCTGGAGCAGATGGATGTCGACAATCAGATTGCGAAGCTGATGGTTGAACTATCCCAGAGCCAGGACTATGAAATTGGTGATGGGACAACTGGAGTTGTTGTGTTGGCTGGTGCACTTCTAGAGCACGCTGAGCGACTGTTAGAGCGCGGTATTCACCCCATCCGTGTTGCTGAGGGATATGAATTGGCATCTAGAATAGCATTTGACCATTTGCAGCATATATCACACAAATTTGAATTTGATCTGGATAATATAGAGCCTCTTGTTGGAACTTGCATGACCACTTTATCGTCCAAGAT TGTGAATCGGTGCAAGCGTGACCTTGCTGAGATTGCTGTGAAAGCAGTTATGGCTGTTGCAGATTTAGAGaggaaggatgtgaacctagaTTTGATAAAAGTAGAGGGGAAAGTTGGGGGTAAGTTGGAAGATACTGAGCTGGTATATGGTATTCTTATTGACAAGGATATGAGCCATCCACAAATGCCAAAGCATATTGAAGATGCAAAAATTGCTATCTTGACTTGTCCCTTTGAGCCACCAAAGCCAAAGACAAAACATAAGGTTGATATTGATACAGTGGAGAAATTTCAGACTCTACGTTTGCAAGAACAGAAGTACTTTGACGACATGGTCCAAAAATGCAAG GATGTCGGTGCTACCTTGGTCATCTGTCAATGGGGGTTTGATGATGAAGCAAATCACCTGTTGATGCACAGGAACTTGCCTGCTGTCAGATGGGTTGGTGGTGTGGAGTTGGAACTAATTGCAATAGCTACAG gagGAAGAATTGTGCCCAGGTTCCAAGAATTGACACCCGAGAAGTTAGGAAAG GCCGGTATAGTTCGCGAAAAATCATTTGGCACAACCAAAGATCGCATGCTGTACATTGAACACTGTGCAAATTCAAAGGCTGTGACCATATTTATCCGTGGTG GTAACAAAATGATGATAGAGGAGACTAAGCGCAGCATCCACGATGCCCTCTGTGTTGCTAGGAATCTCATCCGCAACAATTCTATTGTCTATGGTGGTGGATCAGCAGAGATATCTTGCTCCGTTGCTGTAGAGGCAGCAGCAGACCGATACCCAGGAGTTGAGCAA TATGCCATTAGAGCATTTGCAGATGCTTTGGATGCTGTCCCTATGGCACTTGCAGAGAATAGTGGCCTTCAACCCATCGAAACACTATCTGCAGTGAAGGCCGAGCAGATTAAG GAGAACATTCCCTACTACGGAATAGACTGCAACGATGTTGGCACGAATGATATGCGCAAACAGAATGTCTTCGAGACTTTGATCGGGAAGCAGCAGCAAATCTTATTGGCAACACAGGTGGTGAAGATGATACTAAAAATCGATGATGTTATTTCCCCCTCTGACTACTAG
- the LOC126596460 gene encoding uncharacterized protein LOC126596460 yields MDPMGDEQIDYEDEEYGGSQKLQYQGSGAISALADEEPMVEDDEYDDLYNDVNVGEGFMQMHRSEAPVPPGGVGNGGLQAQKTNVPEPRARAGVSQDLKIPGVSVQGKYSGAGAQFPEQNQPPVAKEPELGSTGYVGGASGSQKGRVMEMTHDTQVRQMGFQGSTTIPPNVGIDSSDITGKGNSEYIPSLNPGTAGPPGAAQIPTNQMSIKINANRPMVNENQIRPPIENGSAMLFVGELHWWTTDAEIESVLSQYGRVKEIKFFDERASGKSKGYCQVEFHDPASATACKEGMDGYVFNGRACVVAFASPQTLKQMGASYLSKSQGQAQAQQPGRRPMNDGVGRGAGVNFQAGDTGGRNFGRGGWGRGGQGGRGPGGGGPMRGRGGAMGVKNMVGNPAGVGTGANGGGYGQGLGGPGFGGPVGMMNPQGMMGSGFDPTYMGRGGGYGGFPGPAFPGMLPQFPGVNTMGLAGVAPHVNPAFFGRGMAANGMGMMGSSGMEGHHAGMWNDPSMGAWGGEEHGRRTRESSYGGDDNASEYGYGDTNNEKGARSSAASRERERGSERDWSGNSERRHRDGREQDFERSERGEHREHRYKEEKDSYREHRQRDRDGVYEDDWDRGQSSSRPRSRSRSKAVPEDDHRSRSRDVDYKRRRLPSE; encoded by the coding sequence ATGGATCCGATGGGTGATGAGCAAATAGATTATGAAGATGAGGAATATGGTGGGTCTCAGAAGCTTCAGTATCAGGGAAGTGGAGCCATCTCTGCGCTTGCAGATGAAGAGCCGATGGTAGAAGATGATGAGTACGATGATCTCTATAATGATGTTAATGTTGGAGAGGGTTTCATGCAGATGCACCGATCTGAGGCACCAGTGCCACCTGGTGGCGTTGGCAATGGAGGACTCCAAGCACAGAAAACTAATGTTCCTGAACCAAGAGCTCGAGCTGGTGTCTCTCAGGACCTGAAAATTCCTGGGGTTTCAGTTCAAGGGAAGTATTCTGGTGCTGGGGCCCAGTTTCCGGAACAGAATCAGCCACCAGTGGCGAAGGAGCCAGAACTGGGATCCACAGGTTATGTGGGTGGGGCTTCTGGATCACAGAAGGGGAGGGTTATGGAGATGACTCATGATACTCAAGTCAGACAAATGGGGTTTCAGGGGTCAACAACTATACCCCCAAATGTCGGTATTGATTCTTCTGATATTACCGGAAAAGGTAATAGTGAGTATATTCCGTCACTGAATCCTGGCACTGCTGGTCCTCCAGGAGCTGCACAGATACCGACTAATCAAATGAGTATCAAGATAAATGCTAATCGTCCAATGGTTAATGAAAACCAAATCCGGCCACCAATTGAGAATGGTTCGGCTATGCTGTTTGTGGGAGAACTACATTGGTGGACAACTGATGCTGAGATCGAAAGTGTTTTATCTCAGTATGGAAGGGTCAAGGAAATTAAGTTTTTTGACGAGAGGGCAAGTGGTAAGTCCAAAGGGTATTGTCAGGTTGAGTTTCATGATCCAGCTTCTGCGACTGCATGCAAAGAGGGAATGGATGGTTATGTTTTCAACGGGAGAGCTTGTGTTGTAGCTTTTGCTTCTCCGCAGACCTTGAAACAGATGGGAGCTTCTTATTTGAGCAAATCACAAGGCCAGGCTCAGGCTCAGCAACCAGGAAGAAGGCCCATGAATGATGGTGTTGGGAGGGGGGCAGGTGTGAATTTTCAAGCGGGAGACACAGGAGGGAGGAATTTTGGAAGGGGTGGATGGGGACGAGGTGGACAGGGAGGAAGAGGTCCTGGAGGTGGAGGACCAATGAGGGGAAGAGGAGGGGCCATGGGTGTGAAGAATATGGTTGGGAATCCTGCTGGTGTTGGAACTGGTGCTAATGGAGGAGGCTATGGACAGGGCCTCGGAGGTCCTGGATTTGGTGGTCCTGTAGGAATGATGAATCCACAGGGTATGATGGGTTCTGGATTTGATCCAACATATATGGGTCGAGGAGGCGGTTATGGAGGGTTTCCAGGTCCTGCCTTTCCTGGAATGCTTCCTCAATTTCCTGGTGTTAACACAATGGGACTTGCCGGGGTGGCTCCTCATGTAAACCCAGCTTTCTTTGGCAGGGGAATGGCAGCTAATGGGATGGGGATGATGGGTTCTTCTGGAATGGAGGGACATCACGCAGGGATGTGGAATGACCCAAGCATGGGGGCCTGGGGAGGAGAAGAACATGGTCGAAGAACTAGGGAGTCAAGTTATGGTGGTGATGATAATGCTTCTGAGTATGGATATGGTGACACAAATAATGAGAAAGGAGCAAGGTCAAGTGCTGCCTCGAGGGAAAGAGAACGGGGATCTGAGCGTGACTGGTCAGGAAACTCTGAGAGGAGGCATCGTGATGGTAGAGAACAAGACTTTGAAAGGTCTGAAAGGGGGGAGCACAGGGAGCATCGTTACAAGGAAGAAAAAGATAGTTATCGAGAACATCGGCAGAGAGATCGTGATGGGGTTTATGAGGATGACTGGGACAGAGGTCAGTCTTCTTCAAGACCTCGTAGTCGTAGCAGGTCCAAAGCAGTGCCAGAGGATGATCATCGGTCTAGATCAAGGGATGTTGATTATAAGAGGAGACGGTTGCCATCTGAGTGA
- the LOC126596677 gene encoding oxysterol-binding protein-related protein 1D-like: MNPLCCIAPVSIDRDRGTPVAAKQSGQCQVASEAPIRNVSYGSKPSYSAQVSLAGTESDRASAAAGHEVEDTISEARDSKVFGGGVCGSLAGILYKWVNYGKGWRSRWFVLEDGVFSYYKVHGPDKILVSQVREKGLRVIGENSLRYMKKANWGSNRLGGPAARPWKPFGEVHLKVSSIRASKSDDKRLSIFTGTKTLHLRCVTREDRATWIEALLGAKDLFPRVFMSNDLVPSEDIVVSTEKLRLRLAQEGIGEPVIKDCESIMLLEVSELQNQLKGLRRKHVMLLESLRQLETEKIELETTVVDETKERESYGQGNGRFSDFYSVLSEGSASDSDADNESQDGADVETDEDEGTYFDTHDILSSEALRSASYRSREGLGNDAQRSASCRSKEGLGNGCIFERDSFFSGRLHGVEEIKTIKYPYVKRRDDLPEPKEKEKHIGLWSIIKDNIGKDLSGVCLPVYFNEPLSSLQKCFEDLEYSNLVDRASEWGKQGNDLMRILNVAAFAVSGYASTEGRQCKPFNPLLGETYEADYPDKGLRFFSEKVSHHPMVVACHCEGRGWKFWAESNLKGKFWGRSIQLDPVGTLSLQFEDGETFQWSKVTTSIYNIILGKIYCDHYGTMRIRGSGNYSCKLKFKEQSIIDRNPHQVHGFVQDNRTGENVAMLVGKWDEAMYYVLGDPTTKPNGYDPMTEAVLLWERDDYVTKTRYNFSPFAISLNELTPGLLEKLPPTDSRLRPDQRHLENGEYELANAEKLRLEQLQRQARKLQERGWQPRWFRKDEEGCYSYVGGYWETREKNWDGIPDIFGQRSDLPSCSGEE; the protein is encoded by the exons ATGAACCCGCTGTGCTGCATTGCGCCGGTTTCGATCGATCGGGACCGGGGCACGCCGGTGGCTGCCAAGCAGTCGGGTCAGTGCCAGGTAGCCTCGGAGGCTCCGATCCGGAACGTCAGCTACGGCTCGAAGCCGAGCTACTCGGCTCAGGTCTCGTTGGCCGGGACCGAATCGGACAGGGCTTCCGCCGCCGCGGGCCACGAGGTTGAGGATACGATCAGCGAAGCTAGAGATTCGAAGGTGTTTGGCGGCGGCGTGTGCGGCAGCTTGGCTGGGATTTTGTACAAGTGGGTGAACTACGGGAAGGGGTGGCGGTCGCGGTGGTTTGTGCTCGAAGACGGCGTGTTTTCGTACTACAAGGTTCATGGACCGGACAAGATTTTGGTTAGCCAGGTGAGAGAGAAGGGATTGAGGGTGATCGGAGAGAACTCGCTGAGGTACATGAAGAAGGCGAATTGGGGCAGTAATCGGCTCGGAGGTCCGGCGGCGAGGCCGTGGAAGCCTTTCGGAGAAGTGCATTTGAAG GTCTCTTCAATTCGTGCCAGCAAATCAGATGATAAACGGCTTTCCATATTCACAGGAACTAAAACTCTTCATTTGCGGTGTGTGACCAGAGAGGACCGAGCTACATGGATCGAGGCACTGCTGGGTGCTAAAGATCTTTTCCCTAGAGTGTTTATGAGCAATGATTTGGTACCTTCGGAAGATATAGTTGTTTCAACAGAGAAGCTAAGACTAAGATTAGCTCAGGAGGGAATTGGTGAGCCGGTGATCAAAGACTGCGAGTCAATTATGCTCTTAGAAGTGTCAGAGCTTCAAAATCAGTTGAAGGGTCTTCGGCGTAAACATGTGATGCTGTTGGAGTCATTGAGGCAATTAGAG ACAGAAAAAATAGAGCTGGAAACTACAGTAGTGGATGAAACAAAGGAGCGTGAGTCATATGGACAGGGGAATGGGAGATTTAGTG ATTTCTACTCCGTCTTATCTGAGGGCAGTGCAAGTGATTCTGATGCAGATAACGAAAGTCAAGATGGGGCAGATGTTGAAACAGACGAAGATGAAGGAACATATTTCGATACACATGACATTTTGTCTTCAGAAGCTCTAAGAAGTGCTTCCTATCGGAGTAGAGAAGGCTTGGGAAATG ATGCTCAAAGAAGTGCTTCCTGTCGGAGCAAGGAAGGTTTGGGAAATGGTTGTATATTTGAAAGAGATTCTTTCTTTTCTGGTCGATTGCATGGAGTTGAGGAGATCAAGACAATTAAATATCCATATGTGAAAAGGAGGGATGATTTGCCAGAAcccaaggagaaagagaagcaTATTGGCTTGTGGTCGATTATCAAGGATAATATTGGGAAGGACTTGTCTGGAGTTTGTCTtcctgtttattttaatgaacCACTCTCATCGTTGCAAAAGTGCTTTGAAGATCTCGAATATTCAAACTTGGTTGATCGAGCATCAGAATGGGGAAAGCAG GGGAATGATTTAATGAGAATTCTAAACGTTGCAGCTTTTGCTGTATCTGGCTATGCATCAACAGAAGGTCGGCAGTGCAAACCCTTTAATCCTCTCCTCGGGGAGACCTATGAGGCTGACTATCCAGATAAAGGACTTCGTTTTTTCTCTGAAAAG GTGAGTCACCACCCAATGGTTGTTGCTTGTCATTGTGAAGGAAGAGGTTGGAAATTCTGGGCGGAATCCAATCTCAAAGGCAAGTTTTGGGGGCGTTCTATTCAGCTTGATCCTGTGGGTACCCTTTCCTTGCAGTTTGAGGATGGGGAGACATTTCAGTGGAGCAAGGTCACTACCTCTATATACAATATCATACTAGGAAAAATTTATTGTGACCACTACGGCACCATGCGCATCAGGGGCAGTGGCAATTATTCCTGCAAGCTGAAGTTCAAGGAGCAGTCTATCATAGACCGAAATCCACATCAG GTTCATGGATTTGTTCAAGACAATAGAACTGGAGAGAATGTAGCAATGTTGGTGGGTAAGTGGGACGAGGCAATGTACTATGTGCTGGGAGATCCAACTACAAAACCAAATGGTTATGATCCAATGACAGAGGCTGTGCTTCTCTGGGAAAGAGATGACTATGTTACCAAGACAAGATACAATTTCTCCCCTTTTGCAATTTCCCTTAATGAACTCACACCTGGCTTATTGGAGAAGTTACCGCCGACGGACTCAAGGCTAAGGCCAGATCAAAGGCATTTGGAGAATGGTGAATATGAATTGGCAAATGCAGAGAAGCTAAGACTTGAACAGCTTCAAAGACAG GCAAGAAAGTTGCAAGAGAGAGGGTGGCAGCCAAGATGGTTTCGGAAAGACGAGGAGGGTTGTTATAGTTATGTGGGAGGGTATTGGGAAACTAGGGAGAAGAACTGGGATGGAATTCCTGATATTTTTGGCCAGCGTAGCGATTTGCCTTCGTGTTCTGGTGAAGAGTAA
- the LOC126596678 gene encoding D-cysteine desulfhydrase 2, mitochondrial isoform X2: protein MWSHAEAVKAHIQQLLVAVSCSERGLKPHLLLRGEQPEILTGYNLISTMYGSVTYVPRSLYANREKMLKSHADDLAGSSSSVVWFDDILEASLREDDGSQNFLQKDAWKSDRPRKIAIVNEGAGDVVALLGLIRLVQYLSQNHLLGKERPLRFVVDSGTGTTAVGLALGAICLGLPWEVTAVMLADTVDGYRHQEKRLISDFKRHFCSQIDSCFDEMDKGIVHWVERRHPRKFGNVLEGEVEACQHIAQQTGILVDPVYTLAAWEMATILREQEAEGGAMVVMIHTGGTLGLFGLAQRYRSYFSNLKTGLSKSRGS from the exons ATGTG GTCACATGCGGAGGCTGTCAAAGCGCACATACAGCAGCTGTTGGTAG CTGTTTCATGTTCAGAGAGAGGACTTAAACCACACTTGCTTCTACGAGGGGAGCAGCCAGAAATACTGACCGGCTATAACTTGATTTCAACAATGTATGGCAGTGTCACATATGTTCCGAGATCTCTGTATGCCAACAGGGAAAAGATGCTAAAGAGCCATGCTGATGATTTGGCAGGCAGTAGTAGTAGTGTCGTATGGTTTGATGATATTTTGGAGGCTTCTTTGAGAGAAGATGATGGTTCTCAGAATTTTTTGCAAAAGGATGCTTGGAAGAGTGACCGTCCTCGTAAAATTGCAATTGTTAACGAAGGTGCAGGAGATGTTGTAGCATTACTAG GTCTGATTCGCCTAGTGCAGTACTTATCCCAGAATCACTTACTTGGGAAAGAGAGGCCCTTGAGATTTGTTGTAGATTCTGGAACCGGGACAACTGCTGTTGGTTTAGCACTTGGAGCCATATGTTTGGG GCTTCCATGGGAGGTTACCGCAGTGATGCTAGCTGATACAGTTGACGGGTATAGACATCAGGAGAAGCGCTTGATTTCCGATTTCAAGAGGCATTTTTGTTCTCAAATTGACAGCTGCTTCGATGAAATGGATAAAGGAATTGTGCACTGGGTAGAACGTCGCCATCCAAGAAA GTTTGGCAATGTTTTAGAAGGGGAAGTAGAGGCATGCCAACACATTGCACAACAAACCGGTATTTTGGTGGATCCAGTGTATACACTCGCTGCGTGGGAGATGGCAACGATCCTTCGTGAACAGGAAGCAGAAGGAGGTGCAATGGTGGTGATGATTCACACTGGAGGCACTCTAGGCTTGTTTGGATTAGCACAGAGGTACAGATCTTACTTCTCTAACCTCAAAACTGGACTGTCCAAGTCGAGAGGGAGTTGA